From the genome of Deltaproteobacteria bacterium:
GAAATCTGAAAAGAGGGAATCTTTTCCTTTATTGGAAAGAAGCTTGTCGATTTCCCCCATTTTGTTCTTTTTGATTGTTTGCATTGATGACCGGTCCTGTCAGGTTGATAAATTAGTCCGGCAGTTAATTAAGATTGTTCTCTCCTCATTTCAGATCAGCTTTGACATTTTCTATAACCGCTATAAAGTCCTGCTTCACCCGGCTCACCTGTCAGGTGAGGACAATATCGAATATGACGGCAGAAAAAAGTATGGCCAGGTAATACATGGATGCCTTGAAATTCTGCCATGCAATCTGCGATGTTTGACTTTTCAGGAGTTGGATATTTTTTAATATGAAATATGCACCGGAAGCGGATGCGGCAACGGTATAGAACATGCCGAGATAACCATAATAGGTAGGAAGAAAAGAGGAAGCCACGAGCAGTATCGTATTGATAAGAATGTATATGGCCGTCTTCCTGTCACCGATAACAACGGGAAGCATGGGAACCCCTGCCTTTCTGTACTCTTCCTTGTGAACAATGGCAAAGCTCCAGAAATGGGAAGGTGTCCAGAAAAACATGACCAGGGCTAAAATAAGAGGCAGCGCACACATTTCGGGATTAACGGAAGCTGCGCCGGCAAGCACGGCAAAACTCCCGGCCATTCCGCCAATAATAATGTTGGCCCAGCTGC
Proteins encoded in this window:
- a CDS encoding protoheme IX farnesyltransferase, with product SWANIIIGGMAGSFAVLAGAASVNPEMCALPLILALVMFFWTPSHFWSFAIVHKEEYRKAGVPMLPVVIGDRKTAIYILINTILLVASSFLPTYYGYLGMFYTVAASASGAYFILKNIQLLKSQTSQIAWQNFKASMYYLAILFSAVIFDIVLT